GTGGATTCCCGTCACCACCCGCCCTCTTCCTGGCACTTGGAAGTCGCCTGGAGCTTTTCCAGCCACGGGAGGAGACCCCAGCATCGCACTGGGAGCAACAGGAAAACGGCTTTGGGTGCCTGAGCCTCACACCTGCCCCTGCCCCGCTCCTCGCTTTAGGAAGGGCCCGATCCGCTGTGCTGGCACCAAGGGCATCGCTTCTGACGGAGCAGAACGGGATCTGCCCTGGGGGCTGCGGGGCTCGGGCTCGGTCCCCGCAACCCCTCCCTGGCAgatggggtgggaagggaggtgGGGAGGACCCGGCACGGGGCAGAGGTGACGGCGGCGTCTCCGCAGCGGGTGGAGATGCACAAGGAGAAGGTTTCCCGCCGGGAGATCGGCTCTTTGACCGTCAGCAGGAGGTTCCCGGCCTGCCAGAGGGTCGtggccccccccggcccgcgCTGCCCGGAGCCCTACTGCAGGAGACCCCTCAACTTCAGCGTCCTGGACGCCATCGGCCACGGCGTAAAGGTGAGCCCGGGGCTGTGCCCAGCGTGGCACTGATGGGTTCGCAGCGGCTCAGTGGGGCCCTGCCCGTCCCCCCCCCATTCATCCCATTGGGGCTCGGTGGtcccaggcagggaggggggcgCAGGGGAAGCGCGGCCCCCAGCGCTCAGCAAAGCTGCGCTCGCTCCCGCGCCGGGCCCTTCCCAGCCCCGAAACCACGGGCACAGGAAGGCGctgggggccgggggggggggggttcggTCCCCACGGAGCCGCCGTGGGGCCTCTCGGCTCCCTCCGCCCCGCGGCTCCCATGGGGGACCCAGCGCAGGGCCGGGGGTGCCGCTCCCCGTGCACGGGGGGCACGGCCCCGCTGCCGTCACCCCGCTGCTCCCGCAGGACCGCAGCACGCAGCTCTCCCGCACCGGAACCCTGGCGCGCACGGGGACCCTGGGGTGAGCCTCGTCGGGGGGACGGGAGCGGGGTTGGGGGCACTGGGGTCCGTCCCCGTCCCAGCGGCCGGGCTGGGGCTCAGCGCCTGCTCTGCCCGCAGGAGAAGCGGCCGCGTCCCCGAGCCCGTGCGGCCGCCCGTGGTTCCCGAGGACAAGATCCCCGcggcctcctcctcctcctcgctccTCTCCATCGGGTACCGGTGCTgcggggaggctgggagggcctggggagggggggtgtcAGGAGAGCCCAGGGCGGCCGCTGCCCATCAGCTGCAGAGGGGGGTTTGGGGATccgctgctctgggcagggCTGGTCTCTAGAGCAAACCCAGCCTCTTGGGGAGGGTCCGGGatggggagggctggggcacagGGTGGCGAAGGGGTCTGCACGCACATCAGGCCCCCCCGTGCCAGTGAGTGACACCCACCCGGGCCTGGGCCGAGGGTCTCTGTGCAATGAGGGGGGGGCAAAGCTGGCCCCAGCCCGGCCTCACCCTGACACCGCCACTGCTGCCCCCCAGCTCCAGCGGGGCCCCCGGGGAAAGCGTCATCCCCCCCCCTCCACCGCCACCGCTGCCAGGACCGTGCCCAGTGCCCGCCGCTGCCgtcccagcaccagcaccgcTCCCCGGGCACCCGGAGCTGCTCCCGCTGGAGACCCTGCCCCCAGGTGAGCCCGGGGGTGCCCGTCCCAGGGGGGTCATGGGCACACGGGGCGCTCCCCCATGGAGCCCCTcatccccactgcagcccccGATGACCTCGAGCTGCCGCCGCCGTcacctccagctctgcctgaCTTCGAGGACGTggccccaccaccccccccccttgcAGAGGACCCCCCCTGGGCCCCGCAGAGCTACGTGGAGAAAGGTGCCGCggatcccccccatccctgatCTCTGCCAGGGTGCTCTTGGTTGGGCCCAAATCACAGCACCCAGGGCCCGGCgctgccctggggctggagtGAACCCGGAGCAGCGCCGCGGTGGCTCCATggcccttccctccctcctctcacAGTGGTGGCCCTGTACCCCTACACGCAGCAGCAGGACAATGAGCTCTCCTTCCAGCCCGGCGCCCTCCTCTTCGTCACCCGGCGCCACTCAGACGGCTGGTGCGAGGGTGTCATGGGCCAGGAAGTGGGATTCTTCCCTGGCAATTACGTGGAGCCCTTGTGAGCCCCCTGCACTCCCACCAGGAATCATCCCCGCCTGGATCAGCTCCTGCTGCGCTTCGCCTCGGAATCTGGCTTTGCTCAGCACCCAGAGCATCCCCACGCTTTCGCTGTGTGTTCGATGGCAGCGGCATTGGTTGCTGCTGGGACTGGGGAGGTTTAGCACAGGGGTGGAAATGTTGGTCCCCACGGACGGATCCTGCggtgctcccagccccaggaaCCTGCTGCCCGTTCCCCATCAGCTTGAGCCACAgaactggtttgtgttggaagggacctcaaagctcctccagccccaaccctgccatgggcagggaccccttccactggagcagcttgctccaagccgctgtgtccaacctggccttgcactgccagggatggggcagccacagctcctctgggcaccctgtgccagcgcctgtTGAGATGCAGAAAGGGATGAGCCAGGGCCCAGTCCTCCACCAAAGGGGTACCCGAGGGGCtccctcctgcagagcatcactTGCAGCCTGGCCCCACGCTGCTGCTCCCCCTCCATCACCATCCCTCCCTTTCACCGGCCCAAGGAAGGGAAGCAAACACGTACGGAGCTGTTCCACTCCCAGGTTTATGCCCTGGATACAAACCCCTTGTGTCTCTGCAATATATAGCTCTGTATCCGTATACATAGATATGCATTTCTTTAATTCCATGGCTTTAAGTTCCACACAGTTGAGCAGGGTCCAGAGGAGGAAGAACAGAGGAGCGGGGGGGaatgaaggaagaggaggaacaaCTCGGGGCTGCTTTGGTTATCACCGCTCAGGCCTGTGCCGGGGTTCCTATGCTTTGGAGGGGTTTCCGCCACCCCCAGGGGCCATTAAGGCTGTGGAGAAATCCGGGAGAAGCCAACACCAGAGAGCAGCAAGGACTGAAGGACCCCTCTGCAGCGTGCGATTGGAAGGGGCGATTAATACTGCAGGGGACGGGGGGCCTGGTGCCAGGGAAGGGCTCAGCACCAGACCCCCCGGGGGGGGGC
The DNA window shown above is from Lathamus discolor isolate bLatDis1 chromosome 20, bLatDis1.hap1, whole genome shotgun sequence and carries:
- the ABI3 gene encoding ABI gene family member 3 isoform X2, whose translation is MVLVAPGAVPKGAVPKQQHRGEAPADPWCWGGRGKFDAFGKQKEGTLWAPRGGPRARPTPCAPPLQASDQRQALEETMALSAQSLASVSYQVSSLASAFLRLLDLRAAELRKVEADINCVAQVGPVGAGGCRKGGVWAAQRGQRPPPSHAEPLTPACSITWQWRCGTMSLVVPQRVRGAESIWGWVIGLWSGHSQIPLDPMGTAWATSEVKRWGSEPWPGSALAGGWLCPPGAWGHRCGFPSPPALFLALGSRLELFQPREETPASHWEQQENGFGCLSLTPAPAPLLALGRARSAVLAPRASLLTEQNGICPGGCGARARSPQPLPGRWGGKGGGEDPARGRGDGGVSAAGGDAQGEGFPPGDRLFDRQQEVPGLPEGRGPPRPALPGALLQETPQLQRPGRHRPRRKGEPGAVPSVALMGSQRLSGALPVPPPFIPLGLGGPRQGGGRRGSAAPSAQQSCARSRAGPFPAPKPRAQEGAGGRGGGGSVPTEPPWGLSAPSAPRLPWGTQRRAGGAAPRARGARPRCRHPAAPAGPQHAALPHRNPGAHGDPGEKRPRPRARAAARGSRGQDPRGLLLLLAPLHRLQRGPRGKRHPPPSTATAARTVPSARRCRPSTSTAPRAPGAAPAGDPAPSSA
- the ABI3 gene encoding ABI gene family member 3 isoform X1, translated to MVLVAPGAVPKGAVPKQQHRGEAPADPWCWGGRGKFDAFGKQKEGTLWAPRGGPRARPTPCAPPLQASDQRQALEETMALSAQSLASVSYQVSSLASAFLRLLDLRAAELRKVEADINCVAQVGPVGAGGCRKGGVWAAQRGQRPPPSHAEPLTPACSITWQWRCGTMSLVVPQRVRGAESIWGWVIGLWSGHSQIPLDPMGTAWATSEVKRWGSEPWPGSALAGGWLCPPGAWGHRCGFPSPPALFLALGSRLELFQPREETPASHWEQQENGFGCLSLTPAPAPLLALGRARSAVLAPRASLLTEQNGICPGGCGARARSPQPLPGRWGGKGGGEDPARGRGDGGVSAAGGDAQGEGFPPGDRLFDRQQEVPGLPEGRGPPRPALPGALLQETPQLQRPGRHRPRRKGEPGAVPSVALMGSQRLSGALPVPPPFIPLGLGGPRQGGGRRGSAAPSAQQSCARSRAGPFPAPKPRAQEGAGGRGGGGSVPTEPPWGLSAPSAPRLPWGTQRRAGGAAPRARGARPRCRHPAAPAGPQHAALPHRNPGAHGDPGEKRPRPRARAAARGSRGQDPRGLLLLLAPLHRLQRGPRGKRHPPPSTATAARTVPSARRCRPSTSTAPRAPGAAPAGDPAPSPR
- the ABI3 gene encoding ABI gene family member 3 isoform X5, yielding MVLVAPGAVPKGAVPKQQHRGEAPADPWCWGGRGKFDAFGKQKEGTLWAPRGGPRARPTPCAPPLQASDQRQALEETMALSAQSLASVSYQVSSLASAFLRLLDLRAAELRKVEADINCVAQVGPVGAGGCRKGGVWAAQRGQRPPPSHAEPLTPACSITWQWRCGTMSLVVPQRVRGAESIWGWVIGLWSGHSQIPLDPMGTAWATSEVKRWGSEPWPGSALAGGWLCPPGAWGHRCGFPSPPALFLALGSRLELFQPREETPASHWEQQENGFGCLSLTPAPAPLLALGRARSAVLAPRASLLTEQNGICPGGCGARARSPQPLPGRWGGKGGGEDPARGRGDGGVSAAGGDAQGEGFPPGDRLFDRQQEVPGLPEGRGPPRPALPGALLQETPQLQRPGRHRPRRKGPQHAALPHRNPGAHGDPGEKRPRPRARAAARGSRGQDPRGLLLLLAPLHRLQRGPRGKRHPPPSTATAARTVPSARRCRPSTSTAPRAPGAAPAGDPAPSPR
- the ABI3 gene encoding ABI gene family member 3 isoform X4 is translated as MQLEGSRGGPSLGSEELFATAEVSPSLEASDQRQALEETMALSAQSLASVSYQVSSLASAFLRLLDLRAAELRKVEADINCVAQVGPVGAGGCRKGGVWAAQRGQRPPPSHAEPLTPACSITWQWRCGTMSLVVPQRVRGAESIWGWVIGLWSGHSQIPLDPMGTAWATSEVKRWGSEPWPGSALAGGWLCPPGAWGHRCGFPSPPALFLALGSRLELFQPREETPASHWEQQENGFGCLSLTPAPAPLLALGRARSAVLAPRASLLTEQNGICPGGCGARARSPQPLPGRWGGKGGGEDPARGRGDGGVSAAGGDAQGEGFPPGDRLFDRQQEVPGLPEGRGPPRPALPGALLQETPQLQRPGRHRPRRKGEPGAVPSVALMGSQRLSGALPVPPPFIPLGLGGPRQGGGRRGSAAPSAQQSCARSRAGPFPAPKPRAQEGAGGRGGGGSVPTEPPWGLSAPSAPRLPWGTQRRAGGAAPRARGARPRCRHPAAPAGPQHAALPHRNPGAHGDPGEKRPRPRARAAARGSRGQDPRGLLLLLAPLHRLQRGPRGKRHPPPSTATAARTVPSARRCRPSTSTAPRAPGAAPAGDPAPSPR
- the ABI3 gene encoding ABI gene family member 3 isoform X3, producing the protein MAELEQLQRRIPSGQEVLRQHHCNLQRVAEYCESNYVQASDQRQALEETMALSAQSLASVSYQVSSLASAFLRLLDLRAAELRKVEADINCVAQVGPVGAGGCRKGGVWAAQRGQRPPPSHAEPLTPACSITWQWRCGTMSLVVPQRVRGAESIWGWVIGLWSGHSQIPLDPMGTAWATSEVKRWGSEPWPGSALAGGWLCPPGAWGHRCGFPSPPALFLALGSRLELFQPREETPASHWEQQENGFGCLSLTPAPAPLLALGRARSAVLAPRASLLTEQNGICPGGCGARARSPQPLPGRWGGKGGGEDPARGRGDGGVSAAGGDAQGEGFPPGDRLFDRQQEVPGLPEGRGPPRPALPGALLQETPQLQRPGRHRPRRKGEPGAVPSVALMGSQRLSGALPVPPPFIPLGLGGPRQGGGRRGSAAPSAQQSCARSRAGPFPAPKPRAQEGAGGRGGGGSVPTEPPWGLSAPSAPRLPWGTQRRAGGAAPRARGARPRCRHPAAPAGPQHAALPHRNPGAHGDPGEKRPRPRARAAARGSRGQDPRGLLLLLAPLHRLQRGPRGKRHPPPSTATAARTVPSARRCRPSTSTAPRAPGAAPAGDPAPSPR
- the ABI3 gene encoding ABI gene family member 3 isoform X8 translates to MAELEQLQRRIPSGQEVLRQHHCNLQRVAEYCESNYVQASDQRQALEETMALSAQSLASVSYQVSSLASAFLRLLDLRAAELRKVEADINCVAQRVEMHKEKVSRREIGSLTVSRRFPACQRVVAPPGPRCPEPYCRRPLNFSVLDAIGHGVKDRSTQLSRTGTLARTGTLGRSGRVPEPVRPPVVPEDKIPAASSSSSLLSIGSSGAPGESVIPPPPPPPLPGPCPVPAAAVPAPAPLPGHPELLPLETLPPAPDDLELPPPSPPALPDFEDVAPPPPPLAEDPPWAPQSYVEKVVALYPYTQQQDNELSFQPGALLFVTRRHSDGWCEGVMGQEVGFFPGNYVEPL
- the ABI3 gene encoding ABI gene family member 3 isoform X6; the encoded protein is MVLVAPGAVPKGAVPKQQHRGEAPADPWCWGGRGKFDAFGKQKEGTLWAPRGGPRARPTPCAPPLQASDQRQALEETMALSAQSLASVSYQVSSLASAFLRLLDLRAAELRKVEADINCVAQRVEMHKEKVSRREIGSLTVSRRFPACQRVVAPPGPRCPEPYCRRPLNFSVLDAIGHGVKDRSTQLSRTGTLARTGTLGRSGRVPEPVRPPVVPEDKIPAASSSSSLLSIGSSGAPGESVIPPPPPPPLPGPCPVPAAAVPAPAPLPGHPELLPLETLPPAPDDLELPPPSPPALPDFEDVAPPPPPLAEDPPWAPQSYVEKVVALYPYTQQQDNELSFQPGALLFVTRRHSDGWCEGVMGQEVGFFPGNYVEPL
- the ABI3 gene encoding ABI gene family member 3 isoform X7, coding for MVLVAPGAVPKGAVPKQQHRGEAPADPWCWGGRGKFDAFGKQKEGTLWAPRGGPRARPTPCAPPLQASDQRQALEETMALSAQSLASVSYQVSSLASAFLRLLDLRAAELRKVEADINCVAQRVEMHKEKVSRREIGSLTVSRRFPACQRVVAPPGPRCPEPYCRRPLNFSVLDAIGHGVKDRSTQLSRTGTLARTGTLGRSGRVPEPVRPPVVPEDKIPAASSSSSLLSIGSSGAPGESVIPPPPPPPLPGPCPVPAAAVPAPAPLPGHPELLPLETLPPALPDFEDVAPPPPPLAEDPPWAPQSYVEKVVALYPYTQQQDNELSFQPGALLFVTRRHSDGWCEGVMGQEVGFFPGNYVEPL